From Salvelinus namaycush isolate Seneca chromosome 2, SaNama_1.0, whole genome shotgun sequence, one genomic window encodes:
- the LOC120059016 gene encoding ras association domain-containing protein 1-like isoform X2: MKDAVSGSDKSPSFGKTWGSSTSSGYCSGDSDSEFEQYFTARTSFICKSKKEKDEQVKCGKQQELSGTEIQQKVKEYNAQINSNLFMNLNKDGSFTGFIKVQFKLVRPVSVPPPRKGTATQDGAGKKNGGVKRCTSFYLPKDTSKHLHISSRTCAREVIEALLKKFTVVDNPGKFALFERTERHDQVFLRKLSDDERPLELRLCAGPNEKALSLVLKENETGEVNWDAFSMPELKNFVRMLQREEEEHVKQILQRYALARTRMQEAQAAASIPGGSSASGSTPG, translated from the exons ATGAAAGACGCGGTCAGTGGTTCGGATAAGAGCCCATCCTTCGGGAAGACGTGGGGCAGCTCCACCAGTAGCGGATACTGCAGTGGGGACTCGGATTCTGAGTTCGAGCAGTACTTTACTGCTCGCACATCATTCATTTGCAAATCCAAGAAAGAGAAG GATGAGCAGGTCAAATGTGGGAAGCAGCAGGAGCTGTCAGGCACAGAGATCCAGCAGAAAGTGAAGGAGTACAACGCTCAAATCAACAGCAACCTCTTTATGAACCTG AACAAAGATGGCTCCTTCACTGGCTTCATAAAGGTCCAGTTCAAGCTGGTACGACCTGTGTCAGTTCCCCCACCAAGAAAAGGTACTGCAACACAGGATGGTGCGGGCAAGAAGAATGGGGGAGTAAAACGTTGCACCTCTTTCTACCTGCCCAAGGATACATCCAAACACCTACACATCAGCTCCCGGACATGCGCTCGTGAGGTCATCGAAGCCTTGCTAAAGAAGTTCACTGTGGTGGACAACCCTGGAAAGTTTGCCCTGTTTGAGCGCACCGAGCGTCATGACCAAG TGTTCCTGCGTAAGCTGTCTGATGACGAGCGTCCACTCGAACTGCGTCTGTGTGCTGGACCCAATGAGAAAGCCCTCAGTTTGGTATTGAAAGAGAATGAGACTGGAGAGGTCAAT tGGGATGCCTTCTCTATGCCAGAGCTCAAGAACTTTGTCCGCATGTTACAGCGTGAGGAGGAGGAGCATGTCAAGCAGATTTTGCAGCGCTACGCTCTGGCCCGCACCAGAATGCAGGAGGCCCAAGCTGCTGCTTCCATCCCTGGTGGTTCCTCCGCTAGTGGTTCCACCCCTGGCTGA